TCAGCGCATCTTCTTTCACCTTACGCGCGGTGACCATCAAGGTTTCGTCTTTCTGAGTTTTGGCCGTTTGCTTGGCGCTAAACGCAGGTGCCGTTATCGCCAGCCCGCACAACAGGCAGAGAGGTTTGAGAGATGTTTTCGGTGTTATTTTGACACGCGGTTGGTGTGTACTGGTCATGTTCATCCCCATGGCATTGAAGTTTGAGACAAAAATGTGCTTTATTTCTGTCACAATTGTATGGGGCTGCAATAGGATACCCTATCTAACTCAGTTATGAGTAGAGCCAAATGAGTTATGGCGGTAGCCAATCAGGGGCTAAGTGAATCACGCGGCGACATACCAAATTTACGTCGATATGCGGTGGAGAAGTTGCTGGGATGCTGATATCCCACATAATATGCAGCCTGCTTAACCGTCCAGCCTTCGGATTCCAACCCTTGCCGTGCACGTGTCAGGCGCTGATCGCGCAAGAAGGCAAACACCGATTGCCCCATCACCGCCTGGAATTTACTTTTTAACGCGCTCACGCTGATGCCGACATCACGCGCCAAATCGCCCAGGCAGTGGTTGCTGTCCAATTCGCTCACCAGCTTGTCGCGCACTTTCAATACCCGCGTCACATCGCGATGCTGCATCATCACATCCACGTGTGGCACATCCTGTTCCGCAGCGTGGAGCACTTGCGCCAGCAGATCTAATACGCAGCTACGGGTTTGCAGGCGGCCAATCACGCAATTGTCGCAGTAACTGAACAGCTCATTGGCGCGTTCGATGGTGGATTGCGGAACGACAAACCCAAACACTTGGTTGCGTTGCAAAATGCGTTCAATCTGGTCAGCCAGTTCATTGTCACTAATCCGCTCAGGAGCGGCCTGAATCACCATGCTACGGCTGTGATGACCGCGTGGGTTGCGACACCACAGGCGCAGGCGATCTTTATTGGCGATAACTTTAGCCATACCACGTTCAACCGGCAGTAGGCTACCGTCATCCAGATAATAATTGGGTTCATCGCCGTCGAGTGTAAGCAGGATGGTAAGACAGTGATTTAGCGTCTCACTGCGATGAGCGTCGCCATTAGCCGTCAGGTCATTCAGGCAAAGATCAACGCCGTATGGTAATCCCCACTTATGAGTCATGTCGGTGAGCGGCTGCTGAGAATGTAACTGGTGAGTGGATTGCATAAAAACCCTCTTTTGTAAGCACTCGATGCGCACGGTATCGAGTGCTCAATTCCCAAAACGAAACTCAGAGAGTCATCATACTAAGGATTGGTTATTTGTAAATAATAATCATTATCAATTCTTATCATTTTCCTCACGCCTTACCAGGAAGGGTGCCACACTGGAGAGCTTTTCACAGGTCTCGGTCAATTCCCGTAGCGCATTCGACTGCGCGATCACCCCGGCCCCCGCCTGGATCCAGCTACGTTGCTGATCCTGAAAGGCACTGCGTAACACCAGCGCCGCTTCAAACAGTTGCTCACCTTCAAGCATCAGCACAGCACCAGAATAGAGTTCACGCGGCACCGCTTCGAGGCGTAAGATTGCTTCAAGCGCGGGGATCTTGGGAATGCCCGATGCGGTGATGGCCGGGAACAGCACATCGAAAGCATCCCACGCATCGTATCCCGGAGCCAATTCGCCGCGTACTTGCGATCCCAGATGCTGCACGCTGCCGCGCTCGCGCACCGACATTAAGTCGGACACCACGACCGATTGCGCACAACAGAGAAGCTCCAACTCCTCAATGGCCGCCTTGACAGAGATGACATGCTCGACGATCTCCTTGCTGTCACTTTGCAGCTCGGCGCGATTATGCACATTCTCACCGGCAGAATCGGATCGGGCGCGCGTACCGGCCAGCGGTTCGCTGGTAACGAAACCCTTTTCCACTGTCACCACCATCTCCGGGCTGAAACCGGTCGCCTCCAATTCTCCCTGTTTCAGCAGGAAACTGCGTGCAGGCGTGTTGGCGAGTCGTCCACGCCACAGTGTAGCGGACATGTCAATTTTGTGCGGCATCACCAGCGCACGTGCCACTATCACTTTGGTGTAGTCACCTAACGCAATCTCCTCCAGCGCGCGATTGACCCGTTGTTGATAATCGTCACCCTGCGCGGTGAGATCGGCCTGTACGGGCTTGCCCTGTTCTGTTGGCAAAATAGCCTGTAATTGCTGGCATAGCCGCTGACAGCGCGCTTCATTCTCTGCGTAAATGGTGACTTCACCTTCTTCAATAATCAGCTCGTCACGCACCACGGTTAACGACAGCAGCGGCCAGCTTCCGGGGGTGAAGGCGAGGTTGCGGATTTTAGCTGCATAGTTGAAACCGGCCATGCCAAATACGCGCTGACCTTGTGCGGCATATTGCGCCGTGAACTGCCGTGCGCACGTTGCCAAAGAGGTTTTAATGGCGGCACTGGCGGTACCTTGTGCGCTTTCTATCATGGCCTGTGAGCCATCGGGAGAGATTGTCAGTTGCGCCTTTTTTCCCAACCCGATATACCAGCGCGGTGCACGCTCATAAACGAAATAATTTTCGCCCGCGTTTTGTCTAATCAGGCTGACAATAGCCGCAAGCGTCTGGTCAGCAGGCAGCGTCAGACGCGCTTGGGTGAATGTGTTTGCCATAAGATGTTCCTCACTCTGCCAACTGGGCAGCTAGCTGTTGTTTGTTGACTTGACCCATCGGGGTTAAAGGTAAGCTGTCGACTAG
The sequence above is drawn from the Serratia symbiotica genome and encodes:
- a CDS encoding helix-turn-helix transcriptional regulator, with the protein product MQSTHQLHSQQPLTDMTHKWGLPYGVDLCLNDLTANGDAHRSETLNHCLTILLTLDGDEPNYYLDDGSLLPVERGMAKVIANKDRLRLWCRNPRGHHSRSMVIQAAPERISDNELADQIERILQRNQVFGFVVPQSTIERANELFSYCDNCVIGRLQTRSCVLDLLAQVLHAAEQDVPHVDVMMQHRDVTRVLKVRDKLVSELDSNHCLGDLARDVGISVSALKSKFQAVMGQSVFAFLRDQRLTRARQGLESEGWTVKQAAYYVGYQHPSNFSTAYRRKFGMSPRDSLSP
- a CDS encoding salicylate synthase, producing the protein MANTFTQARLTLPADQTLAAIVSLIRQNAGENYFVYERAPRWYIGLGKKAQLTISPDGSQAMIESAQGTASAAIKTSLATCARQFTAQYAAQGQRVFGMAGFNYAAKIRNLAFTPGSWPLLSLTVVRDELIIEEGEVTIYAENEARCQRLCQQLQAILPTEQGKPVQADLTAQGDDYQQRVNRALEEIALGDYTKVIVARALVMPHKIDMSATLWRGRLANTPARSFLLKQGELEATGFSPEMVVTVEKGFVTSEPLAGTRARSDSAGENVHNRAELQSDSKEIVEHVISVKAAIEELELLCCAQSVVVSDLMSVRERGSVQHLGSQVRGELAPGYDAWDAFDVLFPAITASGIPKIPALEAILRLEAVPRELYSGAVLMLEGEQLFEAALVLRSAFQDQQRSWIQAGAGVIAQSNALRELTETCEKLSSVAPFLVRREENDKN